The following DNA comes from Erigeron canadensis isolate Cc75 chromosome 3, C_canadensis_v1, whole genome shotgun sequence.
TTTCATACTCTTCATTTAACAAGCCTTAGGCTCAAATTTCACACTATATGACTAGTTCCACTACTTATGTATAGTATTAAAACTGAATTAACTACTGATAAGTAATTATATGGTACTACTTATTAGATGGACATGCATAATGATATCTAATTGTCAATCTATATATCGGATTAATTTTTGATGGTCATCACGGTTTACAGGTTTTGGATGCATTGGGTGAGTCAATTCCCTGTGCCAAGTATAACTCGTGGATGGTCTATGTACCTGAAGGGGAATTTCTGTCACGCATTGGTCCTACAGAATTCTTCAAGGTAGTTAATCAACACTTGTAAGTGAACAGTGAGATATAGTTTCTTATCCAAGACttatttaatatttcatttttcaaaaacataTCAGGACTTAGAGACGTATGCTGGCCCAAATGCTGTGCTGGAATGGCGTAAACTTCTTGTTAGTGACATTTCACTTCCGTTGTTTCAACACCATTTCCTCTTAAGAGTTGGcattcttttcattttcaaatacTTCCGAAGTGAACATAAACTTTATACAGGATGCAATACTTCCATTATCTGCAGCTGCCATGGCATTACCTCCTCTATCTATCAGAGGTGACTTGGGTGTTCTTTCCACTGCTGGAGCTAGATATGCACTGTCACTACTAAAATCTTTCGCACAAATGGGACCTCAAGGTGCTCTTGGTGCTACAAAGCTTTTAAGACCATTTTCAGAAGTTGTTGATTCATTGGGATTGAAAGACCCCTTCATCAGAAACTGGGTAGATCTTTTGTCTTTCTTACTTGCTGGAGTGAAATCTGATGGTGTACTTTCAGCAGAGATGGTAGGTCGACAAGTTTTTCAGGACCTAAGCTACCATTAAAAGATATTTCACGACAAAGAAGCTGGTTAGAGTGAAAATTCTGCCCTGATTACTTTAGAATGGGTTGACTTGGGTTATAACTTCTATCTAATGTGTCAAATGAGAgtgatatttataaatatatatgaaacagGTCAAATGAGTTGAGCTGGCCAAAAGTTGGTGACCTGAGGTGTATTTAAGCTTACAACCTTTTCAATCTCTTTATTCATAAGAGTTAGATTAATATCTTAACGAGATGACTTTTTTTAGTGATTTCTAATACATTAGTTATTTAAAGAAATCAAGGAAAAAAGGAACAAAGATTGTTGACTGATCAGCCCTGTATAAATATTACCCGTTGACCAAATAACTGTAGTCAACCTTCCGGAACTGCCTTTTTTGACACCTCTATTGCTTCATTCTTCATTTCATGCCTTATAAGTTCCTGATTTTGTTCTTACATTTCATATTTGCAGATTTACATGTTTGCTGAATGGTATAAACCAGGCTGCAGTTTAGAGTACCCTCTTGGGGGAAGTGGAGCAGTTGTTGATGCTCTTGTTCGTGGACTACAGAAATTTGGTGGCAGAATCTCACTAAGAAGTCATGTTGAGAATATAGTAATTGAGAACGGACGAGCAGTAGGAGTGAAACTAAGAAGTGGGCAAGTGAGTAACCAAGACTCGTAATTTACCCATGTAAAGCCTTATTTGGTGTtactttatctttttttttttctttttttaaaagcttttttgtTACATTTGCAGTTTGTGCGTGCAAAGAAAGCTGTTGTAAGCAATGCATCCATGTGGGACACTTTAAAGTTACTACCTGTGGAAGCTGTCCCAAAATCATATGAGGAAAGAATTGAAAATACTAAGCAATGCGAGTCATTTATGCATCTGCATTTGGGATTTGATGCAGAGGTGAGTACTAGTCTTAACAATATCGCATCATCTTGTGATTAGCATTTCAAACCATTGTACTTGGTGTTAACGCACAAAGGACATTTTTGTTACCCGGAAATAGTGAAAGTAACACCGGGGATGGCCAAACAAATAGCCGAAGAAACACCCATCCAACTGAGAGATTTCGGTTGTCATTTTACCATTTGGGTGTTTATTTGTTCTTTATTCTTTGAGGGATTTACTTTTCTACATTTTTCCAAGTGTCTTGGTTGGATTGGGCATGTGAATGTAACAGCCACAATTGTCACCCATTCACTTACAAGTATTGACTTGGGTAATGCCTTATCTCTAACGGTCCAAGTAAAATAAACAATATTAGCTAAATGAGAAACTGGTCTAACAGATTGAAAAAGTTGGAAATTGCCCAAAAATGTGTATTGTTAATGCATACAATGTTTAAAAATCGTTTGattaagttagaaaaaatatGTAACAATATGTAGCCCATAAATTAGGAGAAGATTGTAAAGATGGACATAAAACCATTTAGACCGATTTCCCAACCCGTCCAACTTTCAGCCTAAGCCATTtaagaacaaaaataaaaaaaactgcaCAGTTCAATTTTATCTTCAAGTTCTAATGGTTTTAAAGGTAAACAAGGCTACACTCGTGTAGAATTAGTTCTAGTTCAAATACTTCTGCAAACGGATAAAATTTCTTGACCATAATTTGTGGGAATAGTGTCATATTCAGATGTTACGGTTTTCCAGttcaatttatctttttttttcggTAAAAGATTACCTTGGTtagcatttatatatatcacCAATTAAAACAAGCGTGTTGACTGAAAATCAATACGGCTTAGTACAAGAATAATGTCAAAAAAGACAATAGCCTATCTCATGAAACGTGACACGTCACTTTTTATGACTAATCCCAAAGTACCTAGacttaatgaataaaaaagccacatacaaataataaaagacACAAACGCCTAGGTCTTGTCTATGAGCAGCAACTTAGGCAGCTTCCACACTTCAAGAGTTTGTTCAATATGATTAGttcaatttatcttttattccTTGTAAAAATGCATCTAATTGCGTATTTAACCATTAGGGAATACGGGAAGACTTGGGGATTCATCACATTGTTGTAAATGATTGGAATCGTGGAGTTGATGCTGATCAAAACGTTGTGTTGATATCTGTGCCCAGTGTACTCAGTCCAGATCTAGCCCCTCCTGGAAAACATGTTTTACATGCTTACACTCCAGGAACAGAACCATTTGAACTTTGGGAAGGTCTTGACCGTAGAAGTGCAGAATACAAGCAACTCAAAGCCGAAAGATCCGAGGTAGAATCACTGCCTCTATTATCATttcagatttgttggtataGATGGAAAATTGGGTGGGTCAGGCCATTTGGGTAATTAGGTATCAGGCTTAAACTGTGGTAATCACTGTTTCTATGGGTCTGCACAATACTCGGAATTTTGTTCAGTTTTCTATTAGCAATAACTGTGGTACACATGAGTATCAAAATTCTCTAATTTGAATAATAATCTCACTtcttgaataaaatgattttggagGTTTTATGCTTTATAAAGGCCCAtaagttgttattattatttttaattaaaaaagttaccCATTTGACTCTTTGAAAGCTTAACCTGAATTAGTTCATTCTCAAGTAAAGAGGGGGTAATTCCTAACTAGTATTCATATTGCTTATAGTAGAGGTATGAGACCTCTTTGGCAGTTCTGAACTGATTCAAATGTCATAAAATCCGTTAATCAATATGAGTGGGTAATTTAATGATCTAACTCGAGTACGTACTTAAATGGATATATTTTGATTCTAATGGGGCTTATCGAAGGACAAATATGTTTCATTTACTCATGGCTGATGGTCAACATTGTGTCGTTAAATACATTTCATATGGCAAACTATGATCATTCTATATAATCTAAAATCACGTTACACTCCAGGTAATGTGGAAAGCAGTGGAACGATCACTAGGTCCAGGTTTCAGTCGCGATAAATGTGAGGTGAAGTTGGTTGGAACTCCATTGACACACCAAAGATTTCTTAGAAGAAATAGAGGAACTTATGGGCCAGCAATACAAGCTGGAAAAGACTCGTTTCCTGGACACCCAACACCAATTCCGCAACTTTATTGTTGTGGAGATTCTACATTTCCTGGAATCGGAGTCCCTGCTGTTGCTGCTAGTGGTGCCATTGTTGCTAATTCGCTGGTTTCGGTTTCTCAACACTCTGAACTTCTTGATGCTGTAGGATTATAGTTGCAGTTAATTCAACTGttcataatttttatggtttaaggtctgaatgtacttttcattgaatcttataaacatttttaatcttttatctacatctatatattttttccaTTATTTTAAACTTCAAGACAGTTGATTCTCTTGGAAATTTAGAGGGAAAAACGGAAGGATGTTGTTATTGAAATGAATGATGAATCGATTTGATATTCatctctttctatatatatatatatatatggataaattTGGTGTTATTAATTTACAGTATTAGgcatatgataaaaataaaatcttcgTTAGGTTGTAAAATACTATGAAAATAATCATTGACTAGTAGTAATGTTTCCACATAAGTTTTTCTTTGCTGGTTCCGTGGAAAAGAGGTCAGAATGGGACCAAAAAACTAATAATAGAGTAGTAATAATAACGCGTTATACAAAAGATTATTCAGAGTCAACTCAGTCGTCTTAtagcttttattatttttattattatttgatcttAGATAGTTAGATTTGAGAATTGAGATTATCTATCCTCTTTTTGGTTGGTTCTGGTTCAGCCTTTCAGTAGTACTAAACAACCATTCACACTCCAAACAAAAATTTCCATTTTATTTGTAATGGAATCGGCTTCAACTTCATCGGTTGAAAAGAGTTACATATATGACGTTTTTGTAAGTTTCAGGGGCAAAGATTTACGTACCAGTTTTGTTGATCATCTTTTCGAAGCTTTTCGGAGACATGGCattattgttttcaaagatgataAACACATCGAGGTTGGACAAAGGATCAGCGACGAGCTCCCAAAAGCCATTAAAGATTCCAAGTTTCACATTGTTATTTTCTCCCAGAAGTATGCAGATTCTTACTGGTGCTTAAACGAGCTCATAGAGATCCTCGAGTGCCAAAACCCGGAGAAGGAGCGAACTCTTTTCCCAATATTTTATCATGTGAAACCCAGCGACGTCCGCGATGTAAAGGGGCCAGTTGGAGAGGCGTTTTCAGTGCACTCAGCGAACGAGACTGCTGGGAGATGGAGGGCTGCTATGGAAAAAGCAGCGACTCTGGAAGGGTGGGAGTTGACCAAGAACGGTGACGGGTATTCTCTTATGTCTCATCTcatgtttctatatatatatatagaaacatatGTCACTATTTTACTTTTTTCGAACTAAAACCATATGTCACTATTTTGAACCAAGAACTATAAGTGTCAAATTCCTCAAGTACAAATCCATCTATTGATGGTTGGTTCTCAGTCTATAGTTTCACAGGATAATATGATAAACAATACTATGTTTGCTTGAATAAACCTGCTTGTAAATTACACAtaattgtttttgtatatagAAACCATCGACACTAATAACTTGCGGTTGTTGTGGCTTTAGACATAACCAGACACATCTAACAAACACAACCCTTCACAAGACCCTTCACACACAGGCACAACCTTTAAACATATAACTTTATTTTCGGTTATAATCTTTTAACTTGACACTTTTGGTCCTAACTTTACAATACACATACCAAGTATTTTCTAATTTGACACATTTAAGCCAAAGTTTAGATTAACAATCAACAATTACTAATAATATATCACTATGCTATCAATAATTAGTTTACTAATCAATTCATGTATGATTATATAAATACACGTCATATATACAATTGAAAATAACTGGTCATGTGAAATTCGAGTAACTTTATTGAATCTTCTTCAACACACAGGCATGAAGTTCCATTCATCCAAAAAATTGTTCACGCCATTTCACAAAAGCCATACTTCGCCAAGTTTGGTATTAATGATAACTTGGTGGGCATGGCGACCCAAGTAGAGAAATTACTTTTAAGTTTACAAGTTGGCTCTGATGACTTTCGGGTGATAGGAATCACCGGTCTGGGTGGTATGGGCAAGACGACTTTGGCAAGTGTAGTTTTTCACCGGATAGCCAATCAGTTTGATGGTAAAAGCTTTGTTGAGAATGTTCGAGAACGCTCAAAAGATCCTAAGGGTTTGCAGGATATGCAACAACAGGTCCTTACTTCTGTGTTTGACGATCCAAAGATTAAGGTGTCTAGTGATGTTGAGGGGCGTATTATGATGAAAAGGAGGTTGCCTAATATAAAAGTTCTTGTAGTTCTAGATGATGTGAATCATGGAAATCAACTTGAGGCGTTAGCAGAACCAAGTTGGTTTAGGACAGGAAGTAGAATCATCATTACATCAAGAGATAGGCAAGTGTTGGTAGCCCATGGAGTTGAGAGTCACAATATTCATGATGTTAGTACTATATCGGATGAAGATGCAATTCGTCTCCTTAGTAGGTATGCTTTTAAAACAGAGAGTCCAGCTCAGGGTTATGAAAAGTTATCTAAAGAGGTTTTACGCTATGCTGCTGGTCTTCCTTTAACCATCAAAACTTTAAGTTCGTCTCTGTATGCTTGTTCTACAGTTGTGTGGGAAGATGCCATCAAAAGACTAGAAACAATTCCATGGGATGATACCTTGAAAATATTGGAAATAAGCTATGATGCTCTACAGAAGGATCACAAAGACATATTCCTATATGTTGCTTGCCTCTTAAAGGGCCAAAGGAAGAAGAGAGCAACCAGAATTCTAGAAAGTTTAGGATTTCATGCTAAAAGTGGTTTAGGAGTTCTCGAGCAGAAATCCTTAATTACTTTCTGTGATAGTCATTATGCTGCTGCTGATGTTTATTATTACGATGAGAAATATGATGcttatgatgaagatgatgatgatgatgataaaaggTTGTTGGACATGCATGATCATGTGGAAGAAATGGGGATGCATATTGTGCGTAGCATGTATCCTGATGAGCCGGGGCGCCATAAGCTACTATGGATTAATCATGAAATTAAAACCATAGTAGAAAAAGACATGGTAAGGGTCAAGTTTATTTTGTAATATGAAAGATaccatatttatatttgttatgatAATAAACTTTTCTATgtcatttttctattttatattacAGGGTACCGAAGCAATAAGAGGTATAAAACTGAAGCAAACGGATCTCCATCCAGCTAAACTTTCACAAAGTCTTAGAAAGATGAGAAGACTATGTTTTCTTCACGTAGGGGGGCCATGTTTTCCTCAGATAGGGGAGCCATCTGACATAGATGAATTTTTCCTTCCAAGTAGTTTACAATATCTATATTTGTTTGAATACCCTTATAGGTATTTACCTAAAACATTTCAAGCAGATAGGCTTGTTGTGATGAAAATGCCCCGGAGCCATATGCATCAACTCTGGAAAGAGGGAGAAAAAAAGGTAGAATacttattaatttgtttaattcaatttttatggttctatatatatttttatttaaattaatcctTTTTTTTCCCGTTCATTTGATAGGTTCTTCCCAAACTCAAGCTCCTTGACCTTCGTTATTCTGAAGTACTAGAAACATTTGACTCTGCTGGGATGCTTCCAAATCTTGAagaattagttctttttggatGTGAAAAGTTGGTAGAAGTCAACATTTGTGATAAATGTTCGCGGCTCAAGAAGCTAGACCTATCCCATTGTACAGCCTTAGAAAAACTCACCATTTCCAACGAATGTCCATCACCTCTGAAGTCCCTCAACCTTTACAATACTAAGTTACGTAGCTTGAACCTTGGTCTGACCCCTAATCTGGAGGTGTTGTCAGTTAGAGTTTGTAAAGACTTGGAAGAACTCGTCATGCCTGATGAATGTCGAATGCTCACTAAAGTCTTCCTCCTTGATATCGATAAGTTACGTAGCTTGAACCTTGGGATGGCCCCTTATCTGGAGGTGTTATCAGTTCAATTCTGTATAGAGTTGGAGGAACTCGTCATGCCTGTTGAATTTCGAATGCTCACTAAACTCACCCTTGAACGTATCGATAAGTTACGCTTCAACCTTGGGCTGGCCCCTAATCTGGAGGCGTTAAGACTTTCTGATTGTCAAGAAATCTATATGCCTGATGAACTTCCAAAGCTTAGAGTCCTCTCCATCatcgatgatgatgattatgatgatgaacttTCATATGTACTGGAGAAGTTTAAGAGTAGTACTCTGGAGGAGTTGCATGTGAAGTTTGAAAATATGAAGCGTCTTCCGGTAGATGATAGCATTTATATGTTGAAGCATCATCTCAGAGTACTTGACCTTGGTTGGTGTGAGAACCTAGAGCAGTTACCCGAGGATCTGGATAGATTGGAGTGTTTAGAGGAGTTAACCCTAATGGGTTGTGAATCCTTACGGAGTATTCCTGACTGCATCTGTAACATGACTCGTTTGAAAACATTGGATCTCTCATATTGCTATAAGCTTAAGAAACTGCCTGATGAGTTTCGACGTTTACAAAGTTTGAAAGAGTTGGACGTCTGGTGGATAGCTGATAGGTTAAAGAACCTTCCAGAGAGTATTTCCCAATTGAAACATCTTGTGGTTTCAAGGGAAATAGCTGGAAGCTAGGTTAGAGAATCTTCCTAATTAACATTCATGGTTAAAGAATCTTCCAGAGAGCATTTCCCAATTGAAAAATCTTAAGGTTATAAAGGACTGGAATGTAGAATCTTCCATATAGTTACGTTTCCCAATTGTCGTTTACTACAGGTTATAAAGAAATAGCTAGAAGGTTATAGAAACTTCATTTTTGTGTCTCTTTTGACTCCCATCGATCCTAgtatgtatcatgtatgtattTTATTGTTTTCAGTTATACCTTGTGCAAGTTTGCAATTAAATCCTCTCTGAGAACGTTAATAATATCTTTTGTAAAACTCATGAGTTATTAGTTGCAAAGCAATCCAATGATGTATAAACATACTTGttttttctccttttattttttgccaTCACTTTTTTCTGTTTACAAAACATTCTTAATCTTTTATCTAATCATATACCTTttctttatcattatttttaaattttaattgattttgttgGAAATTTGTGGGGGAAAAGGGATGGATGTTGCTattgaaatgagaaaaaaaactaaaggtAATTATCATATAgggttttaaaaaagaaaaaatatatagaagCTTGGGATAAAAACACTATTGAAATCGAGGGgcctttttttaatatgaacaatttttttatatcactagAGTGTAGCCTTGTGCGATACACGGCTTAAGTAAAAACATTTGTGATGCACGTTTTTAAGATACCATCTTACATAAAGAACTAATGTATCAATCACTACATGATTAGAATACAGTCAATGATATAAAACAACCAAAAAATACTCAAGAATCTCAAATCCCGAGTCCATACCCGAGAACGCTTTATGGCAGATTTTCACTAATAAAAGCTTTATGTGCTCCATACTTGACTCAATACATGTATTGGCTGGCAATCATAAGCCTAAAAAGTGGTGAGCATGAAGTCATATACTGGGGAGATTGAAACATGTTTGCAAGGAGTAACTTACGTTGAAGTATGTTTACGAACACAATGATAAAGAGTTTTAGTAGCAGTTATGGTATTTAAAGACAGGAAGTCAGAGGTTGAACTACGCGATCCACAAACTAATTATGGAGTCTAAAAATTGATTTGATTGCGTACATTACttgttttctagttttaaattggataattaaatttacacaaaaacttCAAATCATTGGTTGATACATTACATCTGTAAATCATACCCATGAGGTGCACAATTTGACACGTATGTTGAAATAAACATGATTTGATTCAAGTGATAAAACATCTCAGATcttcctgtggaacctgtaagaacataAAGCATAATTGTCATTGGTTTCAGGTTCCCATGACAAgctgattgagtaataatgggatgagtatTCGGCTTGAACATGATGCACGGATTTGATGAGGAAGAGACACACGAATTTTAGGAGGGTATTATGTGTGATTAGTGCTTCTTCATTAACCTAAACTTAGGGTttatgactctctatt
Coding sequences within:
- the LOC122593547 gene encoding prolycopene isomerase 1, chloroplastic isoform X1, with the protein product MIMAAAAVAGTSSLFFFKPTTGYSCLDYKQPAPCYNAKLIRPQPSSRRNSRIFASNVVVTDEETPSFSTSSSSTITQTNSFSGKAEAEVVVIGSGLGGLCCAGLLARYGKDVLVLESHDLPGGAAHSFEIKDYKFDSGPSLFSGFQSRGSQANPLAQVLDALGESIPCAKYNSWMVYVPEGEFLSRIGPTEFFKDLETYAGPNAVLEWRKLLDAILPLSAAAMALPPLSIRGDLGVLSTAGARYALSLLKSFAQMGPQGALGATKLLRPFSEVVDSLGLKDPFIRNWVDLLSFLLAGVKSDGVLSAEMIYMFAEWYKPGCSLEYPLGGSGAVVDALVRGLQKFGGRISLRSHVENIVIENGRAVGVKLRSGQFVRAKKAVVSNASMWDTLKLLPVEAVPKSYEERIENTKQCESFMHLHLGFDAEGIREDLGIHHIVVNDWNRGVDADQNVVLISVPSVLSPDLAPPGKHVLHAYTPGTEPFELWEGLDRRSAEYKQLKAERSEVMWKAVERSLGPGFSRDKCEVKLVGTPLTHQRFLRRNRGTYGPAIQAGKDSFPGHPTPIPQLYCCGDSTFPGIGVPAVAASGAIVANSLVSVSQHSELLDAVGL
- the LOC122593547 gene encoding prolycopene isomerase 1, chloroplastic isoform X2, whose translation is MIMAAAAVAGTSSLFFFKPTTGYSCLDYKQPAPCYNAKLIRPQPSSRRNSRIFASNVVVTDEETPSFSTSSSSTITQTNSFSGKAEAEVVVIGSGLGGLCCAGLLARYGKDVLVLESHDLPGGAAHSFEIKDYKFDSGPSLFSGFQSRGSQANPLAQVLDALGESIPCAKYNSWMVYVPEGEFLSRIGPTEFFKDLETYAGPNAVLEWRKLLDAILPLSAAAMALPPLSIRGDLGVLSTAGARYALSLLKSFAQMGPQGALGATKLLRPFSEVVDSLGLKDPFIRNWIYMFAEWYKPGCSLEYPLGGSGAVVDALVRGLQKFGGRISLRSHVENIVIENGRAVGVKLRSGQFVRAKKAVVSNASMWDTLKLLPVEAVPKSYEERIENTKQCESFMHLHLGFDAEGIREDLGIHHIVVNDWNRGVDADQNVVLISVPSVLSPDLAPPGKHVLHAYTPGTEPFELWEGLDRRSAEYKQLKAERSEVMWKAVERSLGPGFSRDKCEVKLVGTPLTHQRFLRRNRGTYGPAIQAGKDSFPGHPTPIPQLYCCGDSTFPGIGVPAVAASGAIVANSLVSVSQHSELLDAVGL
- the LOC122593881 gene encoding disease resistance protein RPV1-like, coding for MESASTSSVEKSYIYDVFVSFRGKDLRTSFVDHLFEAFRRHGIIVFKDDKHIEVGQRISDELPKAIKDSKFHIVIFSQKYADSYWCLNELIEILECQNPEKERTLFPIFYHVKPSDVRDVKGPVGEAFSVHSANETAGRWRAAMEKAATLEGWELTKNGDGHEVPFIQKIVHAISQKPYFAKFGINDNLVGMATQVEKLLLSLQVGSDDFRVIGITGLGGMGKTTLASVVFHRIANQFDGKSFVENVRERSKDPKGLQDMQQQVLTSVFDDPKIKVSSDVEGRIMMKRRLPNIKVLVVLDDVNHGNQLEALAEPSWFRTGSRIIITSRDRQVLVAHGVESHNIHDVSTISDEDAIRLLSRYAFKTESPAQGYEKLSKEVLRYAAGLPLTIKTLSSSLYACSTVVWEDAIKRLETIPWDDTLKILEISYDALQKDHKDIFLYVACLLKGQRKKRATRILESLGFHAKSGLGVLEQKSLITFCDSHYAAADVYYYDEKYDAYDEDDDDDDKRLLDMHDHVEEMGMHIVRSMYPDEPGRHKLLWINHEIKTIVEKDMGTEAIRGIKLKQTDLHPAKLSQSLRKMRRLCFLHVGGPCFPQIGEPSDIDEFFLPSSLQYLYLFEYPYRYLPKTFQADRLVVMKMPRSHMHQLWKEGEKKVLPKLKLLDLRYSEVLETFDSAGMLPNLEELVLFGCEKLVEVNICDKCSRLKKLDLSHCTALEKLTISNECPSPLKSLNLYNTKLRSLNLGLTPNLEVLSVRVCKDLEELVMPDECRMLTKVFLLDIDKLRSLNLGMAPYLEVLSVQFCIELEELVMPVEFRMLTKLTLERIDKLRFNLGLAPNLEALRLSDCQEIYMPDELPKLRVLSIIDDDDYDDELSYVLEKFKSSTLEELHVKFENMKRLPVDDSIYMLKHHLRVLDLGWCENLEQLPEDLDRLECLEELTLMGCESLRSIPDCICNMTRLKTLDLSYCYKLKKLPDEFRRLQSLKELDVWWIADRLKNLPESISQLKHLVVSREIAGS